A stretch of Henckelia pumila isolate YLH828 chromosome 4, ASM3356847v2, whole genome shotgun sequence DNA encodes these proteins:
- the LOC140865265 gene encoding mitochondrial carrier protein CoAc1, producing the protein MVSGFADATYIDAVPVYVKELIAGASAGAFAKTVVAPLERSKILFQTRTQGFHYLGVYQSLQKLLKNEGIAGFYKGNGASVFRIVPYAALHFMTYEQYRSWILDNYSALGTGSIVDLLAGSAAGGTAVLCTYPLDLARTKLAYQVVDARGATHSGTRQFHTHPAYSGIRNVMQRVYKEAGVRGLYRGIGPTLIGILPYAGLKFYVYEELKRRVPEEYHSSILLRLSCGALAGLFGQTFTYPLDVVRRQMQVEHLQISTQGGTRYKSTWDGLATIARNQGWRQLFAGLSINYIKIVPSVAIGFTAYDTVKTWLHVPPRQKSKAISTGKAS; encoded by the exons ATGGTTTCCGGATTTGCTGATGCTACATATATCGATGCCGTTCCCGTTTATGTCAAAGAGTTAATTGCAGGAGCTTCTGCAGGTGCTTTTGCAAAGACTGTGGTTGCCCCATTGGAGCGTAGCAAAATACTTTTTCAG actAGGACCCAAGGTTTTCATTATCTTGGGGTCTATCAATCTCTTCAAAAGCTACTAAAAAATGAAGGGATTGCTGGGTTTTATAA GGGGAATGGAGCTAGTGTTTTTCGAATTGTTCCATATGCTGCACTACATTTCATGACTTATGAGCAGTATCGATCTTGGATTTTGGATAACTACTCTGCCTTGGGAACAGGCTCTATTGTGGATCTTTTAGCTGGTTCAGCTGCTGGAGGAACTGCGGTTCTATGTACTTATCCCTTGGATTTGGCTCGTACCAAACTAGCTTACCAG GTTGTAGACGCAAGAGGAGCTACTCATAGTGGTACAAGACAATTTCATACTCACCCTGCTTATAGTGGAATAAGGAATGTGATGCAGAGGGTGTACAAAGAAGCGGGAGTACGGGGACTATATCGAGGCATAG GTCCTACGCTCATTGGAATTCTTCCGTATGCTGGCTTGAAGTTTTATGTGTACGAGGAACTAAAGAGGCGTGTTCCCGAGGAGTACCACTCTTCCATTTTATTGCGCTTATCATGTGGAGCTCTAGCCGGTTTATTTGGACAAACTTTCACATATCCATTAGATGTTGTCCGAAGGCAGATGCAG GTTGAGCACCTGCAAATTTCAACACAAGGTGGCACCAGATACAAAAGCACCTGGGATGGGCTTGCTACCATTGCTCGTAATCAAGGTTGGAGGCAATTGTTTGCTGGCCTTAGCATTAATTATATCAAG ATTGTTCCCTCGGTCGCCATTGGTTTCACGGCATATGACACAGTGAAGACCTGGCTTCATGTTCCTCCTAGACAAAAATCTAAAGCAATATCCACTGGCAAAGCTAGCTGA